One Danio rerio strain Tuebingen ecotype United States chromosome 7, GRCz12tu, whole genome shotgun sequence genomic window, taagtacattgtaacaaactattaattcctgtgtaagtaaaTATtggttaaggccacttaatatgaaGTGGGACCAATGTGTCTAATGTTATTGGTTccgtctttaaataaatatattttgtaataatgaGCTGGACAATAATAAACAGCATTAATGCAGAGTGTGGTGAACCTGTGATCTTGCTGTTGCAGAAGCTGCTGGACTTGAGACAATGGAGCACACTCTGCTTCCCCTGCTCATTTTCATTGGTAGGTTCACCTTCATGTTatagtgtatttatatttataagcaCAATATTGGAGGGGGAAAACCAACATTTTGATTGGACTTTTCCTGCAACATGCACTAATAAAATGCAATTTCACAAGATGATCTGAATAGATATTTGGAAAGAGTGCATCGTTTTaggttgattgggatgattttgtagaagAGTGCATCTGAACACATATAATAAACCTCTTACAAGCACAGATAAATACAAAAGAGCAAAGATACCAGTGAAATAAAGTGTTTGATTGTTTTCAGCCACTTTcagtgaaaggttaatgtgactattttcaatttcataaggtttccTTTACAGCCTCCATAACGTAATTTCTTAAAATATAATCAGGTAGACTTTAGCGTTCATTTAgctgttcaagcataaaacaagaCGACAAGTTGTTTAAACGTAAGTGCTATCAAGAGCAGCAGGCGAGTGCTGAGAGTCCATTACATTTACTGTGCTAAagtaaatttccatattttaaaaactCAGGACAGAACAATGAAATTTAACGCAGCACTTCTTGAcgggtctgagacccacttcacttcgtatatcaatcaggcagtgagaGTCATTGATTTTACACAAATCAGATCCTAAACACTGATTCTGTAATGGCATGACAGTTCAACAGAAATGCCTGAGCGGGCTCATTCAAAAAGAAAAGTCCTAATGCATTTTTGACAATTCATTCTTATTGATAGTTTTCCAacacaggttcattctgaaaacgtagtccgtGGACATTTCTGTAGACCTCGAGTTATGTAGCTGCAGGTACgtatgcatttcatttttttaagcgaacactacggggcggtatgacggcaTTCCCTTTGGCGCTTACCGAATGACCACTTACCGCCATGTGAAGGGCTTTCCagaccagtttgtccagttagcatGTTGTGTATGTTGGTGGACTTTAGTCGCATAGAGAAGACGACGTCGATGACAACGACCAggttcaagtccagggaagagctgttccagaaatcaggtaagacaaaaacagaatccaaaaaaataaaagtgaataacagggtgagaatgtggtgaaatccgaaaacgcggtagaaatcagatgagggcttttctttttctggacggcttttttaAAACCGTCGAGTGGGTTTAGagaagtaagcgggtgggcgggtcaattggtaaaaatggttgggtttagggaaggagaaggggtggggtcagtcgattggtctgtcgcccagtcaatcatttagtcagtcagtcagtcattcagtgggttgacagcggcctctggtgggtttacgtgagaacagcaggcgcaaacggcacttgcgagagacatttgagatacgaaaaagcgcacacagcggcctctcgcggattcgcgaaaactgcaaaaatacacacctcccgggatgtatttcgctGCTTttagaaacgtccacgggactacgttttcagaatgagcccgagTTGTAGTTTTCACGTGTCGTGACACCATTATGAGAACAGACCCCTAGCAGGCAAAACATTACTATCTCTCACTGACCGCAAGTTACAGGCTAAATAAAGGATCTTTTTTTagcccccaaaaaaaaaaacttacaaggAGACACACCGGAGCTGTGCTTCTGCAGAATTCCTCACAGATAGATCAGCCAGAATAGAGAAATGGATGGACTTGTGCTGAATGGTAGCATCATggtacctataactgtcagtacATGTGTATGCTTGTTATCAAGTTTCCGTTCTGAATTGCAAGTTAACCTTAATGTAAAATGcaaaatcaaagtataaatagcagaagtagAATGAAGAGATTTTCCCTGcctaaataaaagaaacaacacaaaatacaaacGAGGGTATTGCTCCAAGGGATGTtaagacaattttcaatctggtttcagagcacatcacagtacagagagcgctctcataaagataatcaatgatatacgcctaaatacagattcaggttaaataacagtgctggtattgctggatctcagtgctgcatttgacactgtcgatcacagcatacttctggataggctggaaaactgggttgggctgtctggcacggtcctcaaatggttcagatcttaccttgaaagaaagaggttaccatgtcagtataggtgaccataggtcgaggtggacacccatgacgtgtggagtcccacaaggctcgattctggcacctctcctgttcaaccttcacatgctccctctgagccaaataatgagaaagaaccaaatctcctaccacagctatgctgatgacactcagatctacctagtcttagtgcctaatgactacagccccattgacaccctctgccaatgcattgatgaaatgagcaattggatgtgtcaaaactttcttcagttaaacaaagagaaaactgaagtcattgcgtttgggaacaaagatgaggttctcaaggtaaatgcgtacctcagcactaaaggtcaaacaacaaaaaataaggtcaagaatcttggtgtgactctggagtcagatctgagtttcagtagtcatgtaaaagcagtcagtaaatcagcatactatcacctcaaaaacatagcaagaatcagatgctttgtttccagtgaagacttagcgaaacttgttcatgcttttatcagcagcagggtggattactgtaacggcctcctcactggcctacTGTAAacgacagtcagacagttgcagctcatccagaacgctgcagccagaattctgaccagaagcaggaaatcagagcacatcacacctgtcctcaagtCTCTACactaaactctattctgaatctAACTGGGAGccaaagtattattactggtttataaatcactaaatggcctaggacctcaatacattacagatatgctcactgaatacaaacctaacagatccctcagatcttcaggatcatataaactagaaattccaagagttcggttaaagcagggtgaatcagctttcagctactaacagcgccccctgctgctggaatcagcttccagaaatgatcagatgtgctccaacattaggcacattcacatccagactgaacacacatctgtttagctgtgcctttactgaatgagcactgtgctgcgtccaacAGATCACATTcatatgtctttcttttttttattctttcataacctgtttgacacattttaatctgtctttaatcatttatttcgttgtttttatttacttatttcttttattcctgtttatgtaaagcactttgaattgaagtgtatgaaatgtgctatagaaataaacctgccttgccttgccttgtgtTTGGGTTCAGATTGTCATAACTGTGTGTCGTCATGCTCTCCAGGTGTTTGTGCATCACCGGTGTTTCAGCAGGAGGTGAATGTGTTTTACGCGGTGTCGACTGAGATGTCGTTCTCAGAGGCGCAGCAGTACTGCAGACAGACGTACACTGATATGGCCTCGTTCGAGAGCATGGAGGATCTGAGAGCTCTGGACACAGACTGGGTGCCGTTAAGTGGAGCGTGGATCGGCCTGAAGGACGCCAGCACGCAGTCGCTGTGGCACTGGGCTATAGCCGATCCAGAGTTTTACGCAGCCGGAGAGACAGACTACAGGAACTGGGACTCGTTCCAACCTGCCATCAAGCTGGACTGTGTGGTCATGACCTCCAGTGGATATTTCAAGACCATGAACTGCCTCGATTTCTACTACTTCATCTGCTATGATGGTGAGTGCCACCGTTTGGTactgaaaaatatattaaattcacCAAAAATGgcaccaaaataaaaagaaatgggTCCAATATTTTCAAAAAGACTGGAAAAACACTGTGCACAATTACTTGTTAAAAGATCCCGATCTTGATTTGACGCCCCACACAATATCAATCCAGCATCTCTAGGATTCAGCCagttatattttcaaggtcaggagagaagaatTAAGGCgctcgcacaagtcttcacatagTTTTATATACGTTGCTCAGCAGCATGGACACAGTCAGACTCCAGATGGGGTTAAAAGAGTtggcatactgtatttataagggataattcacccaaaaaggtCATTTCTGTCTTGTATTTGTGAGGTGAGCtgtttgcaacacaggctcattctgaaaacgtagccctatatacgattgtggagatcacaaattatgtagccagagctacatatggctgcatttcatctttaaaatgaacgatacgaggcggtatgatgccattccttttctcgcttaccagctgacctgcATGTGGACGGCTTTACCGTTGTTACCAGGTTTGGTAGCGTGACACGTACGTCGGCGGTCTTGAGATAAAGAGTGAAGTTGACTGTGTCGAtggtaagggtgtcacgatcctccaaatcctcgattcgattacattttcgattctaaagttacggttcgattcgattttcgattatgaataattaattaattaataacgaattaattattagtagcctactgtttaaactacctgacctgcatggtctttgttttacccataaacaaatcatacagtaaatgaataaaggtaagttacacaaataattaccacctgtcaatcactttttctgcgggactcgtgaataggcagtgatctgtgtcgttataatggcgtcgataaaaaaggtgcacaaccaacaggaaccagccaacagtatctgaggtgttcgctaaaatgactaagtacaagtgtgaaagtgaaagattgaagcagtctactgacccgctgactgcctgaaaccgctgtctcgagcgcatgacgatgtgtgtgcgtctgtatctgtgtgtgaatgtgtgtgtgtggtcacgtgatgtgcgttttcagcggtagtgaggaaggagcgctgctcagaaatgctacacgccagtgtggatgtggatcgttgtcgttctaaaatgccatttaaaaacaaagacatattagtgtaaacagggacTATAGTATTATGTAGATTTGCAATGGGTGCAGGGCGGAGGATCGCaatgcgcccatcgtctatcatcctaaccgtaatacgtacatagcagagcttgcaaactgtgtttttttgtggaCAACACGAtagttgtcaacataactcactggaaatccaaaatacttccacaccggcgacttcattgaaagaggagagggtttaagttctgtcgacgggtctcctgcgtctgcagtttaacaagcacttcaacaagcctgtttttttcccgcttggcaagccaagctgacgtgacatgggggcgtggcagcatcgacgattctattttttgattcgataatcgaagttgagcataaattttgatcgatttcgattaaaaatcgaaattgtGACACCCTTAgtcgatggggttcgagtctggtaaagaacgtgcaagaaagcaggtaagacaaaaacaaaaggccaaaaataaaataaacaagtaaataacggggtgagaatgtggtaaaatctgaaaatgtggtaaaagaaATCAGGgaaaggcttttctttttttggatcgcttttcaaaacactgcagttgggtttggggaagcGGGTAGGTGGGTCAATAGGTGCTTGTCAAAatactattgattgggtttagggaagggggaggctAGGGGGGTCAGTCATTCAGTGAATTAGTcaacctctggtagatttacgtgagaacagcaggcatgaatggcactcgcaagagatatttgagatctgaaaaagcatacacagcgccctctggtggatttgcaaaaacaaaaacagcaaataaacgtagctcctgggatgtattttgctctcacttgaaatgtatataggggtacgtaatcagaatgagcctcaGTTGACTGATTGTTTATCACAGAGTAGATGTGCACGTCCATGAATGAAGTctgctttagtgaacagaacctgcatatgctgtgagtaacaggtaagagttgtaaataatgtttagtttgttATACAGAGCGATCGTTTCGCTCCTTAGTCAGAAGCCGCATGGGCACTAATTATAATTTTCTGTATTTGTTATTTTGGttatacaaaaacacatttagtAGTCTCTGTCTCTGTTTTCTGGTCAGCTCTTTTACATTGGCTATAAAAAGGCAGAATAATCTGTAAGGCACTGATAGAAAATGTATATGACTTGCTCCAAGTGATGTCCCTTCCTGGGGTGGGAAACTCTCTTCTTGAGATCGCACAGTAAGTTGCCAGAAGCACGTACGGCTCgatttcttctttaaaatgaacactatagggcggtatgacgccgttcctttctACCAGCTGACCGGCATACCTCCGTGTGAACTGTTATCAGTTTGCCTAGTGGCTCGCCAcatacgtcggcagacttgagaggCAGGGAAGAGTAGTTAAGCATGGTGGCGGGGTCAAGTGCAGCGAATagcggttccagaaagcaaacaaaataaacaagtaaataacatgttgagaacatggtaaaatctgaaagcatggtaaaaatcagggggcttttctttttctggcgAGTCAAACGGTGCTTTGaagcactatcggttgggtttagggaagggggtgggtggatcggtcagtcagttggtcgttcgatcagtcagtcgacagcagcctctggtagatttacgagagaacagcaggcgcgattGGCACCCGTggaagaaatttgagatctgaaatagAGTACACAGCAGCccctggtggattcacaaaaacaaaaaaaaaagtagctcctagaggaaacccatgccaacacagggagaacatgcaaactccacacagaaacaccaactgacccaacctaGCTTCCATTGATTCTCATTTAATGTCTAGTTGTGGTGTGTTTTCTCCTGCAGAGACCAGTATGATTAAGCCGTACGTCCTCATCGATTTACTCTACACATGGAGAGAAGCTCAGAGATACTGCAGACGGTATTACACTGATCTGGTGAGCGTCAGGAACCGGAAAGAGATCGAGCAGATCAAGAAGCTCATCCCTCTTCCACCATACGCTTACATCGGCCTCTTCAGAGACACGTTTCTCTGGTCCAGCAACAGCACGTCTTCCCTCAGAAACTGGGATCTGTTCCAGCCGGATATAATCGGAGACTGTGTCGCAATGCTGGATGACAAATACTGGATGACTGAGCTCTGCAGTAAAGCCAAGCCGTTTTACTGCTATCACAGTGAGTAAACACAAGTCGTGACTGTTTAGTAGGGCTGAGCAATATGacaatatatgagcaatatcacacgagtagtagTGCAATATTGCTGTATATCGCCACTGATGGGAGGCGCAAATTGGCTCAAGTCCGCTTTTGTGCCCTAGCAGTGATGATATATAACCATATgccactgctacgagtgtgatgctgtgttcacaccagacgcggaacgcgcaaataaatcacgctattcgcgcgtaaattgccgcgtgaacatttgagtttactcgcttcattggattttatgaagaaaatgacagtgtttatgtgctttatgaatgttgaaaaacagcgtcgatatgtttcagcggtgcttctgactgagcccagcctaG contains:
- the LOC141375231 gene encoding macrophage mannose receptor 1-like isoform X1 encodes the protein MQVRTILKLRATHKITRGQKRREDHTEAAGLETMEHTLLPLLIFIGVCASPVFQQEVNVFYAVSTEMSFSEAQQYCRQTYTDMASFESMEDLRALDTDWVPLSGAWIGLKDASTQSLWHWAIADPEFYAAGETDYRNWDSFQPAIKLDCVVMTSSGYFKTMNCLDFYYFICYDETSMIKPYVLIDLLYTWREAQRYCRRYYTDLVSVRNRKEIEQIKKLIPLPPYAYIGLFRDTFLWSSNSTSSLRNWDLFQPDIIGDCVAMLDDKYWMTELCSKAKPFYCYHRELAKKRQIVKLELKFGVNVKVNDPIVNTAILSKIQQKLQDLGVENITSVEWRKADDGTVFQKSQNETIIQQERPKR
- the LOC141375231 gene encoding macrophage mannose receptor 1-like isoform X2; this translates as MRTAEDLHAEAAGLETMEHTLLPLLIFIGVCASPVFQQEVNVFYAVSTEMSFSEAQQYCRQTYTDMASFESMEDLRALDTDWVPLSGAWIGLKDASTQSLWHWAIADPEFYAAGETDYRNWDSFQPAIKLDCVVMTSSGYFKTMNCLDFYYFICYDETSMIKPYVLIDLLYTWREAQRYCRRYYTDLVSVRNRKEIEQIKKLIPLPPYAYIGLFRDTFLWSSNSTSSLRNWDLFQPDIIGDCVAMLDDKYWMTELCSKAKPFYCYHRELAKKRQIVKLELKFGVNVKVNDPIVNTAILSKIQQKLQDLGVENITSVEWRKADDGTVFQKSQNETIIQQERPKR